A DNA window from Fervidobacterium sp. contains the following coding sequences:
- the dnaX gene encoding DNA polymerase III subunit gamma/tau, giving the protein MEALYRKYRPKNFSDIVGQEHIKKLLKNALKKQSVSHAYIFAGPRGTGKTTTARVLAKSLNCEKNQYGEPCNECASCKAIDNGSHLDVIELDAASNRGIDEIRKIKDGVNFSPVMGKYKVYIIDEVHMLTKEAFNALLKTLEEPPQHVVFVLATTNPEKIPPTITSRCHVLEFRNIYQQDIVYQLRKISDAEGYDIDEKALYKIAKRAAGGLRDALSILEQVVRYAAGEVTEKVVEEALGLVDEETIGYFIDSILKNDVHNIEKILNEIYIERGDFETFVTQLIEKTIEDPETQNVKLALELYKAFKEIKFAEEKLLIAKLMFLSIADKFGSASNKKDKELKESENKTDALSLSQTFDVKSTDKSTLENKLKFQQDEKKKEADDLHNLGEESNTEEIITSGTLNIVKPVTKEILDELKMKGDLSIFVGLSLANVLEQEDKIKIIFDKSKQFSYEVIREKSEEIALIYKNKTGLNRKVEVILSDEVTDPILERLKLLFDEASFEK; this is encoded by the coding sequence ATGGAAGCATTGTATAGAAAATACAGACCCAAAAATTTTTCTGATATAGTGGGACAGGAGCACATAAAAAAATTACTGAAAAATGCCTTGAAAAAACAAAGCGTAAGCCATGCCTACATATTTGCTGGTCCAAGAGGAACTGGTAAGACTACAACAGCTCGAGTTCTTGCCAAATCTTTAAATTGTGAGAAAAATCAGTATGGTGAACCATGTAATGAATGCGCTTCATGTAAGGCTATTGACAACGGCTCACATCTTGATGTCATAGAACTTGATGCAGCATCGAATAGAGGAATAGATGAGATTAGAAAAATTAAAGATGGAGTTAACTTCTCACCGGTCATGGGAAAATACAAGGTATATATAATCGACGAAGTTCACATGCTTACAAAAGAAGCATTTAATGCACTTCTGAAAACCCTTGAAGAACCACCGCAACACGTTGTTTTTGTATTGGCAACAACAAATCCTGAAAAAATTCCACCAACTATAACCTCAAGATGCCACGTACTTGAATTCAGAAATATTTACCAACAAGACATAGTTTACCAGTTGAGGAAGATTTCAGATGCAGAAGGTTATGATATAGACGAAAAAGCGCTGTACAAAATAGCAAAAAGAGCTGCTGGCGGACTTAGAGACGCCCTTTCAATTCTTGAACAGGTTGTAAGATATGCTGCCGGTGAGGTTACAGAAAAGGTAGTTGAAGAGGCCTTGGGCTTGGTTGATGAAGAAACTATCGGATACTTTATAGATTCAATCTTAAAAAATGACGTGCACAATATTGAAAAAATTTTAAACGAAATATACATTGAGCGAGGGGATTTTGAGACTTTCGTCACTCAACTAATTGAAAAAACAATTGAAGACCCAGAAACTCAAAATGTAAAGCTTGCTTTAGAACTTTACAAAGCCTTTAAAGAAATAAAATTTGCAGAAGAAAAATTATTGATTGCCAAATTAATGTTTCTGAGTATAGCAGATAAGTTCGGTAGCGCATCTAACAAAAAGGATAAAGAACTCAAAGAGTCCGAGAACAAAACGGATGCTCTAAGTCTTAGTCAAACATTCGATGTAAAATCTACTGACAAATCAACCTTAGAGAATAAACTTAAATTTCAGCAAGATGAAAAGAAAAAAGAAGCGGATGATTTGCATAATTTGGGAGAAGAATCAAATACGGAGGAAATTATAACTTCTGGAACGTTAAACATTGTAAAACCAGTAACTAAGGAAATACTTGATGAGCTGAAAATGAAAGGTGACTTATCTATATTTGTTGGATTGTCTCTTGCAAATGTATTGGAGCAAGAAGACAAAATAAAAATTATTTTTGACAAATCAAAACAATTTAGCTATGAGGTTATCCGTGAAAAAAGTGAAGAGATTGCTTTAATTTACAAAAACAAAACGGGGTTAAACAGGAAGGTAGAAGTTATACTTTCAGACGAAGTAACAGACCCGATACTCGAACGCTTGAAGCTACTTTTTGATGAAGCTAGTTTTGAAAAATAA
- a CDS encoding organic solvent tolerance protein OstA, translated as MKRAIRLLTIISVLLVLFVVLTSQTTTTQKTTATKSKTVRVSADYVEPKSDVIYYKGRIFVNIEEDKVSVKASEMYVRKVSDKWKIVDIPARAEFSFDGGSATADRMNYDLDNRTGTMTNANVTVIDTKSNERIVIVADTLNFDLENDRYSGTKKGGVSITKGKVTAVADRFEYDKKKGELILVGSVVINDPDKNLKMTASDATIYTEKNDMKANNVNIELKVE; from the coding sequence ATGAAAAGAGCTATCAGATTGTTGACTATTATCTCGGTATTATTGGTACTATTTGTTGTACTTACTTCTCAAACAACTACTACACAAAAAACTACCGCAACAAAATCCAAAACCGTACGTGTTTCTGCTGATTACGTGGAACCCAAGAGTGACGTCATATACTATAAAGGGCGTATATTTGTTAACATAGAAGAAGATAAGGTTAGTGTTAAGGCATCAGAAATGTACGTAAGAAAAGTTAGCGACAAATGGAAAATTGTTGATATACCGGCAAGAGCTGAATTTAGCTTTGATGGTGGTAGTGCAACCGCTGACAGAATGAATTACGACTTAGATAATCGAACTGGAACCATGACGAATGCAAATGTTACTGTAATCGACACGAAAAGTAATGAAAGAATAGTCATAGTTGCGGATACTCTCAATTTTGATCTTGAAAATGACAGATACAGCGGTACAAAAAAAGGTGGCGTAAGTATAACAAAGGGTAAAGTAACAGCCGTAGCTGATAGATTCGAATACGATAAGAAAAAAGGAGAACTCATACTTGTTGGTTCAGTTGTGATAAATGATCCAGATAAGAACCTTAAAATGACTGCCTCCGATGCCACCATATACACTGAAAAGAACGATATGAAAGCCAATAATGTTAACATTGAGCTGAAAGTAGAATAG
- a CDS encoding patatin-like phospholipase family protein: protein MIGVALQAGGVKGFVHIATLKLFDICNQKPDVLAGSSFGAIVGTLYSIYEDSDKVYSVLSENIEYFLKSNNVARSKFISLELVLKESLFTLDEYYKFFKRLYERKKFSELKIPAIVVVFDFENMSSMVINEGYLVDAVLASCTVPGVFQPTYIAGSKMLDGGILSPLPTTELRNYGATKIVASVLEETKKTYNTQMELMLYIDSLKESIILQKEISNSEFVIKYPVKNSWDEFQKYKEVFDIGMNTALKRRDEFENFLRW, encoded by the coding sequence ATGATAGGTGTCGCATTACAAGCTGGTGGTGTCAAGGGTTTTGTTCACATTGCAACTTTAAAATTGTTTGATATATGTAATCAAAAACCAGATGTTCTTGCAGGTTCATCTTTTGGAGCAATTGTTGGAACATTGTACTCTATTTACGAAGACTCAGATAAAGTGTATAGTGTTCTTTCAGAAAACATAGAATATTTTTTGAAATCCAATAACGTAGCAAGGTCAAAATTTATTAGTCTTGAACTTGTACTTAAAGAATCATTATTTACACTTGATGAATACTATAAATTTTTCAAACGCCTTTACGAACGGAAAAAATTCTCTGAACTCAAAATCCCTGCAATTGTTGTAGTTTTTGACTTTGAAAACATGAGTTCAATGGTAATCAACGAAGGCTATTTAGTGGACGCTGTGCTTGCAAGCTGTACCGTACCAGGTGTATTTCAACCAACTTACATAGCAGGTAGTAAAATGCTCGATGGTGGAATACTTTCACCTCTGCCTACTACTGAACTGAGAAATTATGGAGCAACAAAAATAGTAGCAAGTGTTCTTGAAGAAACCAAGAAAACTTACAATACTCAAATGGAACTAATGCTTTACATTGATTCGTTAAAAGAAAGCATAATTCTTCAAAAAGAAATTTCAAACTCAGAATTTGTTATTAAATATCCCGTTAAGAACAGCTGGGATGAGTTTCAGAAATACAAAGAAGTGTTCGACATCGGTATGAACACTGCACTCAAAAGGAGAGATGAGTTTGAAAATTTCCTTAGGTGGTGA
- the miaA gene encoding tRNA (adenosine(37)-N6)-dimethylallyltransferase MiaA has protein sequence MKRIIISGPTGVGKTNLVVELSNYLPIEVISMDSRQIYKYMDIGTAKPDPYQLMVVKHHMIDIIEPSDYFNAFLYQKQAKEVEKRVISNGKIPIFVGGTGLYIDAIVKGFFEGVPRDENIRRELNKLNEQEPGILRKMLEEFDPQAAIRIHPQDTKRTIRALEVYLKTGKRISELQNQNTGEDFVLIILNLEREKLYEKINSRAEKMIEHGLIEEVKQLVQKYDKNIEAFKTIGYREIIGYLEGLYSLESAIHLIKRNTRHYARRQLIYLRRFKNALWFDPLEKGTVQKILEIIKKETLF, from the coding sequence TTGAAAAGAATCATTATTTCAGGGCCCACAGGGGTCGGAAAGACAAATTTAGTTGTGGAGTTGTCAAATTATTTGCCTATAGAAGTCATATCTATGGATTCAAGACAGATTTATAAATATATGGATATTGGTACGGCAAAGCCTGATCCATACCAACTGATGGTTGTAAAACACCATATGATAGATATCATCGAACCATCAGATTATTTTAATGCGTTCTTATATCAAAAACAAGCAAAAGAAGTAGAAAAAAGAGTCATCTCAAACGGCAAAATCCCAATATTTGTAGGTGGAACAGGTTTGTACATCGATGCTATAGTAAAAGGTTTTTTCGAAGGTGTTCCAAGGGATGAGAACATACGTAGAGAGCTAAACAAACTTAACGAACAAGAACCTGGTATATTAAGAAAGATGTTAGAAGAGTTTGATCCACAAGCAGCTATTAGGATTCATCCACAAGATACAAAAAGAACGATAAGGGCCCTTGAGGTTTACTTGAAGACGGGAAAGAGGATCTCTGAGTTACAAAATCAAAATACAGGTGAGGATTTTGTGTTGATAATTCTAAATTTGGAAAGGGAGAAACTATACGAGAAAATAAACTCAAGAGCGGAAAAGATGATAGAACACGGACTAATAGAAGAGGTAAAACAATTAGTTCAGAAGTACGATAAAAACATCGAAGCGTTTAAAACAATAGGATACAGGGAAATAATAGGTTATCTTGAAGGGCTATACAGTCTAGAATCTGCTATTCATCTTATTAAACGAAACACCCGTCATTATGCTCGAAGGCAACTTATCTATTTAAGACGATTTAAAAATGCCCTATGGTTTGATCCTCTTGAAAAGGGAACAGTGCAAAAGATTCTTGAGATAATCAAAAAGGAAACACTTTTTTGA
- a CDS encoding S-layer homology domain-containing protein, producing the protein MKNSRLRFLSIVFLIFSAFLLGAVNIKDLSPSASTYKAVSDLIEKKIMDIDSNGNFKPSLLITKLDLARYLYNLIDYYNLDTSLKTSSQQTGLGAEDLRKLDGRITGIEKNVQSIQSTLNDLKKVDSKVLEMEKNIQSIQSDLSKINSRISVIERGLLNPQDVSKLGSRIDGIEKDLKEIQNNLVKLENKLSTIEKNLSVVQDSSKISGRVSDIEKQIQSFQSDLNKIEGKISGLEKNIQSVQDAGKLGSKISDIEKAVQNIESNSTKLNNKISGLDVDLQNLQTLVSRLEKRLANLEGNYKPKTEELEGQLSTLQKTVQSVSQGILKLQGDIEGLKNNIQSNLKSVLESHASDVNSLNSEIQKLSKKMSDIEKSLDNYSKSLEEVTKKLKELENTQNKLESNLQNNMAKTSNLEIELKNSDLQLDKRLSKIEELINKTDDFIKRIESADVITIANTFSNLQLITNRFDQLDSRLSELEKKDSISTETLLKELNQLRTENNNNMNKLQNDISQQRANQQSTLEQLTSQKKEIEDLKNELNITRLVALISLALSLIFGILFVIQ; encoded by the coding sequence ATGAAAAACAGTCGTCTCAGGTTTTTATCGATTGTTTTTTTAATATTTTCAGCATTTTTATTAGGTGCTGTAAATATCAAAGATCTTTCTCCATCGGCAAGTACTTACAAAGCGGTAAGCGATTTAATTGAAAAGAAGATAATGGACATTGACTCTAACGGAAACTTTAAACCTTCTTTGCTAATAACAAAACTAGACTTGGCAAGGTATTTGTATAACCTTATAGATTACTACAATCTTGATACTTCTTTGAAAACTTCTTCGCAACAAACAGGCTTAGGCGCTGAGGATCTACGTAAGCTCGACGGTAGAATTACTGGTATTGAAAAGAACGTACAAAGCATTCAAAGTACATTAAATGATTTGAAGAAAGTTGATAGTAAGGTTTTAGAAATGGAGAAGAATATTCAAAGTATTCAAAGCGACTTGAGTAAAATAAACAGTAGAATCTCCGTAATAGAGCGAGGTTTACTAAATCCTCAAGATGTAAGTAAATTAGGAAGCAGGATTGATGGAATTGAAAAAGATTTAAAGGAAATTCAGAACAATCTTGTTAAGCTTGAGAACAAGCTATCTACGATTGAAAAAAACTTATCAGTTGTCCAAGACTCAAGCAAAATCTCTGGAAGAGTTTCAGATATTGAAAAGCAAATACAAAGTTTTCAAAGTGATTTAAACAAAATTGAGGGCAAAATCTCAGGACTTGAGAAAAACATTCAGAGTGTTCAAGATGCGGGAAAGCTTGGCAGTAAAATTTCTGACATTGAGAAAGCTGTTCAAAATATCGAAAGTAATTCAACGAAGCTTAACAACAAAATCTCCGGTTTAGATGTAGACCTCCAAAATCTTCAAACTTTGGTGAGCAGATTAGAAAAAAGGTTGGCTAATTTGGAAGGAAATTACAAACCTAAAACCGAAGAACTTGAAGGGCAACTTTCGACTTTGCAAAAAACTGTTCAGAGTGTTTCTCAAGGAATTCTAAAACTGCAAGGTGATATTGAAGGATTGAAAAACAATATCCAAAGTAATTTAAAGTCTGTTTTAGAGTCTCATGCATCAGATGTAAATTCTTTAAATAGCGAGATACAAAAATTGTCTAAGAAAATGAGTGATATAGAAAAGAGTTTAGATAACTACTCTAAAAGCCTTGAAGAAGTGACAAAAAAATTAAAGGAGCTTGAGAACACTCAAAATAAACTTGAATCAAATCTTCAAAACAACATGGCGAAAACAAGTAACTTAGAAATCGAGCTGAAAAATTCAGATCTTCAGCTGGATAAAAGATTGTCAAAAATAGAAGAATTGATAAACAAAACAGATGATTTTATAAAGAGGATAGAATCGGCTGATGTCATAACAATAGCAAACACTTTCAGCAATCTTCAGTTGATTACCAATCGTTTTGATCAGCTCGATTCAAGATTATCCGAGCTAGAAAAAAAAGATAGCATCTCAACAGAAACGCTGCTCAAAGAATTGAACCAACTTAGGACTGAAAATAATAACAACATGAACAAATTACAGAACGATATTTCCCAACAAAGGGCTAATCAACAAAGTACATTAGAACAATTAACATCCCAAAAAAAAGAAATTGAGGACTTAAAAAACGAACTGAATATAACAAGATTGGTAGCCTTGATCAGTCTTGCTTTGTCACTGATTTTTGGAATACTTTTTGTCATTCAATAA
- a CDS encoding type IV pilus twitching motility protein PilT, with protein sequence MISIYEIISKAKNLRATDIHLSVDNPPVIRVDGFLSKIQGYQPVTKVELRQAIEQLLTENGITTDSMEIDFSFGFQDVRIRANLYYERGNPAIALRIITKKIRTFDELGLPPILKDFCDRDTGLIIVTGPTGSGKSTTLAAMIDYINSKYAYHIITIEDPIEYVFENKNSLIHQREVGRDTEEFADALKYALRQDPDIILVGEMRDLETISMALTAAETGHLVLATLHTNSAATAPERIVDVFPAHQQKQISLQLANTLVGVVYQRLVPKKNMGMVPIVEVLVANTAVKNLIREGKIHQIESIMQTAQKQGNVLFDDALLKAYFSGEISKETVMSFARNPEEVAKKIGWTGI encoded by the coding sequence ATGATTAGCATATACGAGATAATAAGCAAAGCAAAAAATCTTAGGGCAACTGATATTCATCTTTCGGTGGATAATCCACCTGTCATACGCGTAGACGGTTTCTTGTCCAAAATCCAAGGATATCAACCAGTAACAAAGGTAGAATTAAGACAAGCAATTGAACAATTACTTACTGAAAACGGAATAACAACAGACTCCATGGAAATAGACTTCTCGTTTGGTTTTCAAGATGTTAGAATAAGGGCCAATTTATACTACGAAAGAGGAAACCCAGCTATCGCACTTAGAATTATAACTAAAAAAATTCGCACATTTGATGAACTTGGCTTACCACCTATTCTCAAGGATTTTTGCGATAGGGACACAGGCTTGATTATAGTTACTGGACCAACAGGTAGTGGAAAATCAACAACTCTTGCGGCAATGATAGACTATATTAATTCTAAATATGCGTACCACATAATAACAATAGAAGATCCAATTGAATATGTGTTTGAAAATAAAAATTCACTAATTCATCAGCGTGAAGTAGGAAGGGATACCGAGGAATTTGCAGATGCGTTAAAATATGCCTTAAGGCAAGATCCAGACATCATACTTGTGGGAGAAATGAGGGACTTAGAGACAATTTCTATGGCGTTAACAGCTGCAGAAACAGGACATTTGGTTCTTGCAACTCTTCATACAAATTCTGCAGCTACTGCTCCAGAACGCATTGTTGACGTTTTTCCTGCACATCAACAAAAGCAAATATCTCTTCAACTTGCCAATACACTCGTTGGGGTAGTTTATCAAAGACTAGTTCCAAAAAAGAACATGGGTATGGTTCCTATTGTTGAAGTGCTTGTCGCAAACACAGCTGTGAAAAACCTTATAAGAGAAGGTAAAATCCACCAGATAGAAAGTATAATGCAAACAGCTCAAAAACAAGGAAATGTACTTTTCGACGACGCACTCTTGAAAGCTTACTTTTCTGGTGAAATTTCCAAGGAGACTGTCATGTCGTTTGCTCGAAATCCTGAGGAGGTGGCTAAGAAGATCGGATGGACAGGAATCTAA